In Clostridium omnivorum, the DNA window TAAAGGTGTACAGTTCTTCAAATATAAAGTCAAGTATTAGGCTAAATGATGAGGACCTACTAGAATTTAGCTTTAGTATTGAAGGCATTGAGAGAAGTGAGCTTAAGGATGTTTTGGAAGCTTTAAGGCAAAAGAAAAAGTATTATAGGCTTAAAAAGGGTGATTTTGTATCACTAGAAAGTAAGGAATTAAAAGATGCTGCAAATATGATTGAGTATTTGGATATTCAAGAATCCTCCTTAGAAGAGGATAAAATCCTGCTGTCAAAGTATAATGCCTTATATATTGATCAAAATCTGAAAATGAACAACATGAATTATATTGAAAGAAATAGAAGGTTTAGAGAATTAGTTAATAATATAAGAGATGTTCAAGAAATTGATTATAAGGTGCCTGATTCCTTAGAGGGTGTAATGAGGGGCTACCAAAAGTATGGATTTAAATGGCTAAAAACATTAACCAGCTGTGGGTTTGGAGGTATCCTTGCTGATGAGATGGGCCTTGGAAAAACTCTTCAGACCATTGCTTTTATACAATCAGAAGTAATAGAGAATAGTGAATGTGAGCCATCTTTGGTGGTGGCGCCTACTTCTTTAATTTACAATTGGAAAAGCGAAATAGAAAAATTTGCACCAGTTTTAAAATCTGTAGTTATTGCAGGAACTAGGGAAGAAAGAGAAGCTCAAATGAGTAATTTAGAAGGTGCTAATATCGTTATAACTTCTTACCCTCTTATAAGAAGAGATGTGGAAGAGTATAAGAAATATAAGTTCAAATACTGTATATTGGATGAGGCACAGCAAATAAAAAATCCAATGTCACAAAATGCTCAAAGTGTAAAAGAAATTAAAGCAGATGGATTTTTTGCGCTGACAGGTACGCCAATAGAAAATTCTCTTACGGAATTATGGTCAATCTTTGATTTTTTAATGCCAGGCTATCTTATGACTCATGGAAAGTTTTTAAAAAAGTACGAAATGCCTGTAGTGAGGAATAATGATACTGTTGCTTTAGAGGAGCTTAATAAGCATGTAAAACCATTTATATTAAGGAGACTTAAAAAAGATGTTATAAAGGAATTACCTCCAAAGATTGAGCACCAGCTTGTGGTTGAAATGACAGAAGAGCAGAAGAAATTATATGCTGCATATATTGCCTCAGCTAAAAATGAAATTGACAACGAGATTAAAGAAAAGGGTCTAGGAAGAAGCAAGATTAAAATACTATCTGTTCTTACAAGATTAAGGCAAATATGCTGTGAGCCCTCTGTATTTGTAGATAATTACTTTGGAGAGAGCGGAAAGATGCTTGCCCTTGATGAACTATTAGAAGAAAGCATAAATGAAGGACATAGAATACTGTTATTTTCTCAGTTCACCTCTGTTTTAAAGAATATCAGCAAGAGACTTGAAAACAATAATATTGAATATATGTACTTGGATGGTCAAACAAGGGCTCAGCAGAGGGGAGAGATGGTTAAGGAATTCAATGAAGGTAAAGGAAGTGTATTCTTAATCTCTCTAAAAGCTGGTGGCACAGGCTTAAACCTTACAGGGGCTGATGTGGTTATACACTTTGACCCATGGTGGAATCCTGCTGTTGAAGACCAAGCAACAGATAGAGCTCATAGAATTGGCCAGGAAAAGACTGTAGAAGTAATAAAGCTTATTGCAAGAGGAACAATAGAAGAAAAGATATTTAAAATACAGGAAAAGAAAAAAGAGATAATAAAAAGCGTTATCAGTGATGAAAGTGGAGAAGAAATTCTGCTTTCTCAAATGAGCGAAGAAGAATTAGAGGAATTATTTAAATTTTAGTGTGCCGCAGGGCGGGCGTGCCACGGGGACGTGACCTTTGGCATAAATCACATACATTATAATGAGAGAGGTTGATGAATATAATACTTTCATCAACCTCTCAATTTATTATTAAAGTGCATTTTATAAGTAAATATTTATATATTTTCATA includes these proteins:
- a CDS encoding SNF2 helicase associated domain-containing protein gives rise to the protein MFEIDEHRLKSSCGSVIYSRGLDMYLRNKVRQIDVEIAHRENRGDNLLRLTAVVESAFSNHTYDIDILYSDKTFTMQHECNCEYGQKGNLCKHVVAALLKWSREKNSIMRRNDELNKSKTEELVESIKNGMVKTIRGTIPLNLDIKYEFENRGERLSSIELKIGENKTYIVKNMKEFLGVLRNRLEELEFGKNFILYPELHRFNSEDEKIIELLLEIYEMDCRIPNINIPTPRYLSSPNRFIIGKKAYLTDRQLMRFFNIVEGRTIEAVINGQSFPAVKILKEDMPLEFDLNIKEDNIILRASDSIPIPITDSEEYFFYNGNIYKPSEVQKNIYAPFYREFIRTREGKITFSSTDKESLASYIIPSLKNIGKVVDIDERLEQQFYEEPLEVNIYFDKEKEDITADIIFKYGSLEFNPLFQKEIGLQQERILIRDISKETNTIGILNSYGFKIINRSYVLSDEESLVEFLTEGMQRLQEYAEVYYSEAFKNIKVYSSSNIKSSIRLNDEDLLEFSFSIEGIERSELKDVLEALRQKKKYYRLKKGDFVSLESKELKDAANMIEYLDIQESSLEEDKILLSKYNALYIDQNLKMNNMNYIERNRRFRELVNNIRDVQEIDYKVPDSLEGVMRGYQKYGFKWLKTLTSCGFGGILADEMGLGKTLQTIAFIQSEVIENSECEPSLVVAPTSLIYNWKSEIEKFAPVLKSVVIAGTREEREAQMSNLEGANIVITSYPLIRRDVEEYKKYKFKYCILDEAQQIKNPMSQNAQSVKEIKADGFFALTGTPIENSLTELWSIFDFLMPGYLMTHGKFLKKYEMPVVRNNDTVALEELNKHVKPFILRRLKKDVIKELPPKIEHQLVVEMTEEQKKLYAAYIASAKNEIDNEIKEKGLGRSKIKILSVLTRLRQICCEPSVFVDNYFGESGKMLALDELLEESINEGHRILLFSQFTSVLKNISKRLENNNIEYMYLDGQTRAQQRGEMVKEFNEGKGSVFLISLKAGGTGLNLTGADVVIHFDPWWNPAVEDQATDRAHRIGQEKTVEVIKLIARGTIEEKIFKIQEKKKEIIKSVISDESGEEILLSQMSEEELEELFKF